A part of Aegilops tauschii subsp. strangulata cultivar AL8/78 chromosome 2, Aet v6.0, whole genome shotgun sequence genomic DNA contains:
- the LOC109753426 gene encoding uncharacterized protein: MALSDKKYPGLYSELEGWHGVDFHESIISWHIATDLILAARQPSGHDAADGRVEAVRALSNYMMFLLVDRPDMLPGLPQNWLYKKTCNNLDDLCEERLVGSRGNIFTALKRLFGPRHRRRCLNPSKLEKELAGSILELPHEENFNYYETPRLMYARKIARILRRRDEEEVDVLLDVWTDFMAYAANRCSREAHARNLNSGGVSSLLYWHSAARFQCASPVTRFQVSVAAMISDQNYDVQKQI; this comes from the exons ATGGCGCTGAGTGACAAGAAGTACCCCGGGCTGTACAGTGAGTTGGAGGGCTGGCATGGAGTTGACTTCCACGAGAGCATCATCAGCTGGCACATCGCCACCGACTTGATCCTCGCCGCAAGGCAGCCAAGCGGCCATGATGCGGCTGACGGCCGTGTGGAGGCAGTCAGGGCACTGTCCAACTATATGATGTTCCTCCTGGTGGATCGCCCCGACATGCTACCAGGCCTTCCTCAAAACTGGCTGTACAAGAAAACCTGCAACAATCTGGACGACTTGTGTGAAGAACGCCTAGTTGGTTCTCGAGGCAACATCTTCACCGCGCTCAAGAGATTGTTCGGACCACGCCATCGCCGCCGCTGCTTAAATCCTTCTAAGCTCGAGAAGGAGCTTGCCGGGAGCATACTGGAGCTGCCACACGAGGAGAATTTCAACTACTACGAAACTCCTCGGCTCATGTACGCACGCAAGATTGCTCGGATACTGCGTCGTAGGGACGAAGAGGAGGTGGATGTGCTGCTAGACGTGTGGACCGACTTCATGGCCTATGCAGCCAACCGGTGCAGCAGGGAGGCGCACGCCAGGAACCTAAACAGCGGAG GTGTTTCCTCTTTACTGTACTGGCACTCAGCTGCCAGGTTTCAGTGTGCATCCCCTGTGACGCGATTTCAG GTTTCTGTTGCAGCGATGATCTCTGACCAAAATTATGATGTTCAAAAACAGATTTAG